The Paraburkholderia sabiae genome includes a region encoding these proteins:
- a CDS encoding formylmethanofuran dehydrogenase subunit A, which yields MSIARLRGGRVYDPANGVDGVQRDLYIRDGRIVDAPADGAVDHDYDAQGMIVMAGGIDLHSHIGGGKTNLSRLLLPEDHRDDRPRDASYEAVQDERGRYLRMPSCGVCTPGTLATGYRYAEMGYTAAFEPAMIASNARHAHLEMGDTPIIDHGAYVMLGNDEMLLQMLAAKDDFERVRDYVGWTMHASRALGVKVVNPGGISAFKFNQRSLDVDEAHAHYGITPRDVLRTLTRALTELRVPHPLHVHASNLGVPGNIESTIATMDAADGLPIHLTHIQFHSYGTEGPRKFSSGARAVADAVNARPNVSIDVGQIIFGQTVTASGDTMMQFKNAPLARPHKWIVGDIECDAGCGIVPFRYREQSYVNALQWIIGLEIFLLVNDPWRVSMTTDHPNGGPFTSYPHLIRLLMDKPFRDEQLERLHPEAKVASALPELTREFSLYDIAIITRAGPAKLLGLKDRGHLAAGAAADIAVYRDDADREQMFTSPAYVFKDGQLVARDGNLVSTPTGGIHFVSPDYDRSIEQTLRQYSEKNLATNFAHAAISDDEICACCRGGRLLPVACLART from the coding sequence ATGAGCATCGCGCGACTTCGCGGCGGCCGCGTCTACGATCCGGCAAACGGCGTCGACGGCGTGCAGCGCGACCTGTATATCCGCGATGGCCGCATCGTCGACGCACCCGCCGACGGCGCCGTCGATCACGACTACGACGCGCAAGGGATGATCGTGATGGCGGGCGGCATCGATCTGCACTCGCACATCGGCGGCGGCAAGACGAATTTGTCGCGCCTGCTGTTGCCCGAAGATCATCGCGACGACAGACCGCGCGACGCATCGTACGAAGCCGTGCAGGACGAACGGGGCCGCTATCTGCGCATGCCGTCGTGCGGCGTCTGCACGCCCGGCACGCTCGCCACCGGCTACCGTTACGCGGAAATGGGGTACACGGCGGCATTCGAGCCCGCGATGATCGCGTCGAACGCACGTCATGCGCACCTGGAAATGGGCGACACGCCGATCATCGATCACGGCGCCTACGTGATGCTCGGCAACGACGAAATGCTCTTGCAGATGCTCGCCGCGAAAGACGACTTCGAACGCGTGCGCGATTACGTCGGCTGGACGATGCACGCGAGCCGCGCGCTCGGCGTGAAGGTGGTGAACCCGGGCGGCATCTCGGCGTTCAAGTTCAACCAGCGTTCGCTCGATGTCGACGAAGCGCACGCGCACTACGGCATCACGCCGCGCGACGTGCTGCGCACGCTGACGCGCGCGTTGACGGAACTGCGCGTACCGCATCCGTTGCACGTGCACGCGAGCAACCTTGGCGTGCCGGGCAACATCGAATCGACGATCGCGACGATGGATGCCGCCGATGGTCTGCCCATTCACCTCACGCACATCCAGTTTCACAGCTACGGCACGGAGGGCCCGCGCAAGTTTTCGTCGGGCGCGCGCGCGGTCGCCGATGCCGTGAATGCGCGCCCCAATGTATCGATCGACGTGGGACAGATCATCTTCGGCCAGACCGTCACGGCTTCCGGCGACACGATGATGCAGTTCAAGAATGCACCGCTCGCGCGGCCGCATAAATGGATCGTGGGCGATATCGAATGCGATGCGGGCTGCGGCATCGTGCCGTTCCGCTATCGCGAGCAAAGCTATGTGAATGCGCTGCAATGGATCATCGGGCTCGAAATCTTTCTGCTGGTGAACGACCCATGGCGTGTGTCGATGACCACCGATCATCCGAACGGCGGCCCGTTCACGAGCTATCCGCATCTGATTCGCCTGCTGATGGACAAGCCCTTTCGCGACGAACAGCTTGAGCGCCTGCATCCGGAAGCCAAGGTGGCGAGCGCACTGCCCGAACTCACGCGCGAGTTCTCGCTGTACGACATCGCGATCATCACGCGCGCGGGTCCGGCGAAGCTGCTCGGCCTGAAGGATCGCGGCCATCTCGCAGCGGGCGCAGCCGCCGACATCGCCGTGTATCGCGACGACGCCGACCGCGAGCAGATGTTCACCTCGCCCGCGTATGTGTTCAAGGATGGTCAGCTGGTCGCGCGCGACGGCAATCTCGTATCGACGCCGACGGGCGGCATCCACTTCGTTTCGCCCGACTACGACAGGAGCATCGAACAGACACTGCGCCAGTACAGCGAAAAAAATCTGGCCACCAACTTCGCGCACGCCGCAATCAGCGACGACGAAATCTGCGCATGCTGCCGTGGCGGACGGCTGCTGCCCGTCGCGTGCCTCGCGCGCACTTGA
- a CDS encoding molybdopterin-binding domain-containing protein yields MHEPTPPKTNANANANATPAARGPLPSVAATRDWTCPFCPLLCDDIEARLAGDQSLSAPATRCARLAAALTRYDASDNVCAPSVDGVSVSLEDALEEASTVLMQARRPLFGGCGTDIAGARALYELAAGCGATLDSFHGDALSAATLALQDRGAFFTTLSEVRSRADLLVVFGCEPSAQHPRFYERIASDMSAQREIRFVCCASDPAASERHESILADASPHDVLAFWSAIAEGRKPASLENGSGIATALASLMERIVEARYTAFVIEPAALPQSHAALLIEALHRIVKAINRVSRAGVLTLGGADGALSVNQAVTWLSGFPLRTRVSTPDRPPGTPPLDHDPYRYRTERLLVAGEADALLWIASFDPHPLPSSHDAGTPVIVLGTPALASTFEPANAQPRTAKTVFIPVATPGIDSDGHLFRVDTSVVVPLRAARHIALPSVASIAAQLADHLAAGRAARAVLTRRPA; encoded by the coding sequence ATGCATGAACCCACGCCCCCCAAAACGAATGCCAACGCGAATGCCAACGCGACTCCGGCCGCCCGTGGGCCGTTGCCATCCGTTGCGGCGACTCGCGACTGGACGTGCCCGTTCTGCCCGCTGTTGTGCGACGACATCGAGGCCCGCCTTGCCGGCGATCAGTCGCTCTCCGCACCCGCCACCCGATGCGCGCGACTCGCCGCCGCGCTCACGCGCTACGACGCAAGCGACAACGTCTGCGCGCCTTCCGTAGACGGCGTGTCCGTCTCGCTCGAAGACGCACTCGAAGAAGCCTCGACTGTGCTCATGCAGGCACGGCGACCTCTGTTCGGCGGCTGCGGCACAGACATCGCGGGCGCACGCGCGCTCTACGAACTTGCCGCCGGTTGCGGCGCAACGCTCGATTCATTCCACGGCGACGCGCTGAGCGCCGCGACGCTCGCGCTGCAGGATCGCGGCGCGTTCTTCACGACGCTCTCCGAAGTGCGTTCGCGCGCCGATCTGCTCGTCGTGTTCGGCTGCGAGCCTTCAGCGCAGCATCCGCGCTTCTACGAGCGCATCGCGAGCGACATGTCGGCGCAACGCGAGATCCGCTTCGTCTGTTGCGCCAGCGATCCTGCCGCGAGCGAGCGTCACGAGTCGATACTCGCCGATGCTTCGCCGCACGACGTGCTCGCGTTCTGGTCGGCGATCGCGGAAGGCCGCAAGCCGGCGTCGCTCGAAAACGGCTCGGGGATCGCGACGGCGCTCGCGTCGCTGATGGAACGGATCGTCGAGGCCCGCTACACGGCTTTCGTGATCGAGCCCGCCGCGCTGCCTCAATCGCACGCCGCCCTGCTGATCGAAGCACTGCACCGCATCGTCAAGGCGATCAACCGTGTGAGCCGCGCGGGCGTGCTGACGCTCGGCGGCGCCGACGGCGCACTGAGCGTGAATCAGGCGGTCACGTGGCTGTCGGGCTTTCCGCTGCGCACGCGCGTGTCGACGCCCGACCGGCCGCCCGGCACGCCGCCGCTCGATCACGATCCATACCGCTATCGCACGGAGCGCCTGCTTGTTGCGGGCGAAGCCGATGCGCTGCTGTGGATCGCGAGCTTCGACCCGCATCCATTGCCCTCTTCGCACGACGCCGGTACGCCCGTCATCGTGCTCGGAACACCGGCACTCGCATCGACCTTCGAGCCCGCGAACGCGCAACCGCGCACTGCGAAGACGGTGTTCATTCCCGTCGCGACGCCCGGCATCGACAGCGACGGACATCTGTTTCGCGTCGATACGTCCGTGGTCGTGCCGCTGCGCGCGGCGCGGCATATTGCGTTGCCGAGCGTGGCGTCGATCGCCGCGCAACTCGCCGATCATCTTGCCGCAGGCCGCGCCGCGCGCGCCGTGCTGACACGGAGACCGGCATGA